In Moorella sp. Hama-1, a single genomic region encodes these proteins:
- a CDS encoding ATP-grasp domain-containing protein — MRKEILRIGILGTSQSSHVQLLTTALQDLGAEVVLIPPTRLTAHIPGPPAVGAPPGNQAGLETLKALLVRSLPGGSLEQVIYRVDVLHRLENLGLTVINRPAVLEKTVDKFYTSAILADAGLPVPRTLVTEQFDQALAAVKEFGAVVVKPLFGSRGQGMVLVDDLDVAHRVFRALELGRYIYYLQQFLPHANEDYRLLVVGREVIGAMRRRGNNWKTNIACGAVPEYVNPDPALAKLALKTAAVLGADCLGVDILLSGDRPYILEANGIPGWSGLQSVAPVDIAGIIAHYTVAQCLRREKEGYSKSQRG; from the coding sequence TTGCGTAAAGAAATACTTCGTATCGGGATTTTAGGAACCTCCCAGTCTTCACACGTTCAGCTTTTAACTACGGCTCTCCAGGATCTGGGGGCAGAGGTGGTCCTGATTCCCCCGACGCGCCTGACGGCGCATATTCCCGGGCCGCCGGCGGTGGGAGCACCGCCGGGGAACCAGGCCGGACTGGAAACCCTTAAGGCCCTGCTGGTTCGGTCCCTGCCGGGAGGCTCTTTAGAACAGGTGATTTACAGGGTAGATGTACTCCACCGCCTGGAAAACCTGGGTCTAACCGTGATCAACCGGCCCGCCGTGCTGGAAAAGACGGTTGATAAGTTTTATACCTCGGCAATACTGGCCGATGCGGGGTTGCCGGTGCCGCGGACGCTGGTGACCGAACAATTCGATCAGGCCCTGGCAGCGGTAAAAGAGTTTGGCGCCGTGGTAGTAAAGCCCCTTTTCGGTTCCCGGGGCCAGGGCATGGTGCTGGTAGACGACCTGGATGTAGCCCACCGTGTCTTTCGCGCTTTGGAGTTGGGGCGCTATATTTATTACCTGCAACAATTTTTGCCCCACGCCAATGAAGATTATCGCCTTTTAGTAGTCGGCCGGGAAGTGATCGGCGCCATGCGCCGTCGTGGTAACAACTGGAAAACCAATATCGCCTGCGGGGCGGTACCTGAATACGTAAACCCCGACCCGGCTTTAGCAAAATTGGCCCTGAAAACCGCCGCGGTATTAGGGGCCGACTGCCTGGGGGTAGATATTTTGCTCAGCGGCGACCGGCCGTACATCCTGGAGGCCAACGGCATACCCGGCTGGAGCGGCCTGCAGTCAGTGGCTCCCGTTGACATCGCCGGGATTATTGCCCACTATACCGTAGCTCAATGCCTGCGGAGAGAAAAGGAGGGCTACTCCAAGAGCCAGCGAGGCTAA
- a CDS encoding molybdopterin dinucleotide binding domain-containing protein: MSNICGLLITVRTARQGIAMVSDKSSPEYQEEVATLQINPDDLTALGVEPGDRVRLTSTYGEAIVTCRTAEVPGGLFFLPLGPVANQVIGTDTQGTGVPDFKGLEVKLEPLQDQNLATYGRGEKAK, translated from the coding sequence TTGTCGAACATCTGTGGCTTATTGATTACTGTCCGGACTGCCAGGCAAGGAATAGCCATGGTCAGCGATAAAAGCAGTCCGGAGTACCAGGAGGAGGTTGCCACGTTGCAAATAAACCCGGACGATTTGACTGCCCTGGGCGTGGAACCTGGTGACCGGGTGCGTTTAACCAGCACTTACGGCGAAGCCATCGTAACCTGCCGGACGGCCGAAGTGCCGGGGGGCCTGTTTTTTCTTCCCCTGGGGCCTGTGGCCAACCAGGTTATCGGTACTGATACGCAAGGGACCGGGGTACCTGACTTTAAGGGGCTGGAAGTAAAGCTTGAGCCTTTGCAAGATCAGAATCTCGCAACCTACGGAAGGGGGGAGAAAGCAAAATGA
- a CDS encoding formylmethanofuran dehydrogenase subunit C encodes MRTRVTLHLKRSPGVPIEADSLKPENVTGKSSREIASLPLWAGNREEKVEDYFQVEVSREDGVASPGDLPAVSGEDGSELATLVVAGDLSRFKRLGEGMTGGEMQIRGPAGMHIGAYMQGGSLVIHGNAGDWLGAQMSGGKIIVLGSAGNFAGAAYRGYSAGMRGGMIIIHEDAGQMLGARLRRGLIAVKGNCGDLAGFAMKAGTIIIGGTAGQRVGAMMRRGTLILWRPVELLPTFVYDCTYKPPFWQVMYNSLEREGFELPPACRDSDFQRFSGDLNEGGKGEILICPSLN; translated from the coding sequence ATGAGGACCAGGGTGACTTTACACCTCAAACGATCTCCCGGTGTACCAATAGAAGCCGATAGCCTTAAACCGGAAAATGTGACCGGTAAAAGCAGCCGCGAAATCGCTTCTTTGCCCCTGTGGGCCGGGAACCGGGAGGAAAAAGTAGAAGATTATTTCCAGGTGGAAGTATCCAGGGAAGATGGCGTTGCATCGCCGGGCGACCTTCCCGCTGTTTCGGGGGAGGACGGGAGTGAGCTTGCTACTTTAGTAGTGGCCGGGGATCTCTCCCGGTTCAAACGTCTGGGAGAGGGTATGACCGGCGGTGAGATGCAAATCCGGGGGCCGGCGGGAATGCATATCGGCGCCTACATGCAGGGCGGTTCCCTGGTTATCCATGGCAATGCAGGCGACTGGCTGGGGGCGCAAATGTCCGGCGGCAAGATTATCGTCCTGGGCTCGGCCGGGAATTTTGCCGGAGCCGCTTACCGGGGTTATAGTGCCGGCATGCGCGGGGGGATGATAATCATTCACGAAGATGCCGGTCAAATGTTAGGAGCCCGCCTGCGACGGGGTCTGATAGCTGTAAAAGGCAACTGCGGCGACCTGGCGGGCTTCGCCATGAAGGCCGGTACGATTATTATTGGCGGCACTGCCGGCCAGCGGGTGGGTGCCATGATGCGAAGGGGAACCCTGATCCTCTGGCGCCCGGTGGAACTCCTGCCAACCTTTGTTTATGACTGTACTTATAAGCCTCCTTTCTGGCAAGTCATGTATAACTCTTTGGAACGGGAAGGCTTTGAGCTGCCGCCTGCCTGCCGGGACAGTGATTTCCAGCGCTTCAGCGGGGATCTCAATGAAGGGGGAAAGGGGGAAATCCTGATATGCCCGTCCCTAAATTAA
- a CDS encoding (5-formylfuran-3-yl)methyl phosphate synthase gives MDKNKGQDHSPLLLVSVINLEEAAAACQGGADIVDIKNPAEGPLGAPPPPVILAICQYLKGKKPASVALGEFPGRPCAAALASLGAAACGPDYLKIAFPGSTPAEEIVTTLKEITRGLASCHPSPPRVVAVAYADTLASEKWTLEQLGEMAQEGGASGCLMDTWEKNGTPLPRILSREQIHSFIDNCHRRGLFCGLAGSLQPEHLFSLAQLGPDLIGVRSAACGGDRLRGRVTAGRVSCLRALIAASREPGGEYKLP, from the coding sequence TTGGATAAAAACAAGGGACAGGACCATAGCCCTCTCCTCCTGGTAAGCGTTATCAATCTCGAAGAGGCGGCAGCAGCCTGCCAGGGAGGAGCGGATATAGTTGATATTAAAAATCCGGCGGAGGGGCCTTTAGGTGCACCACCTCCGCCTGTGATCCTGGCAATTTGCCAGTATCTGAAAGGAAAAAAACCGGCCAGTGTGGCCCTGGGAGAATTTCCGGGAAGGCCCTGTGCTGCAGCCCTGGCTTCTTTGGGAGCCGCCGCTTGCGGGCCCGACTATCTAAAAATTGCCTTCCCGGGTTCTACCCCGGCTGAGGAAATAGTTACGACCTTGAAAGAAATTACCCGGGGGCTGGCCTCCTGTCACCCCTCGCCGCCCCGGGTAGTTGCTGTGGCTTATGCCGATACCCTGGCTTCTGAGAAATGGACTTTAGAACAGCTTGGCGAGATGGCACAGGAAGGCGGGGCTAGTGGCTGCCTGATGGATACCTGGGAGAAAAATGGAACCCCCCTGCCCCGGATTCTTTCCCGCGAACAGATTCACAGTTTCATAGACAACTGCCATCGCCGGGGTTTATTCTGCGGCCTCGCTGGCTCCCTGCAACCCGAACACCTCTTTTCCCTCGCTCAACTAGGGCCAGACCTCATTGGAGTACGTTCAGCAGCTTGTGGCGGCGACCGCCTCCGGGGCCGGGTAACCGCGGGGCGGGTAAGCTGCCTTAGAGCACTTATCGCTGCCAGCCGGGAACCCGGAGGGGAATATAAGCTACCTTAA
- a CDS encoding formylmethanofuran dehydrogenase subunit A: MIKIANGQVYDPANGIKGAVKDIYIEGDKIVAGPDRESAGSPIDIIDASGLVVMPGGVEIHSHIAGPKVNSGRLLCPEDHYEHFRARTSRTRSGSGCTTPTSFYTGYLYATMGYTTAFEAAAPPLEARHVHEELRDMPLLDTGFYTLMGNNYLVMKTISDVDAPRRREQTRDLVAWLLRASKGYAVKAVNPGGVENWKWGRGEVDLDTPVPPFGVTPRRILEVLVEAVEDLRLPHSLHLHANHLGQAGNFRTTLETMRFLSGHRVHFTHLQFHSYAATKKGGIRSAAPQVAEYLNQHPEFTCDAGQIVFGPATTMTADAPMQFNLHRLTGNKWSNCDIEMESGSGVVPLNYRPEVLVNAVQWAIGLELLLLVTNPWQIFLTTDHPNAGPFTAYPQIIHLLMDADYRREWLAKLNPRVQRYTCLAELNREYTLEEIAIITRAGPARALGLTRKGHLGPGADADIAIYRPQRDKQAMFARAAYVLKGGKLIIREGQIVAGASGRTLMVAPPAPSTLPMELQRDFAEFYTVSLANYGVEDEYVANPEVVPCA, encoded by the coding sequence GTGATCAAAATCGCTAACGGCCAGGTCTATGATCCTGCTAACGGTATAAAAGGGGCCGTTAAGGACATCTATATCGAAGGCGATAAGATTGTGGCCGGTCCCGACCGCGAGTCTGCGGGCAGCCCCATAGACATAATTGATGCCTCGGGCCTGGTCGTCATGCCTGGCGGCGTTGAGATCCACAGCCACATCGCCGGCCCGAAGGTTAACAGCGGCCGCCTGTTATGCCCGGAAGATCACTATGAGCATTTTAGGGCCAGGACTTCCCGGACCCGTTCCGGCAGCGGCTGTACCACGCCAACCTCTTTTTATACCGGTTACCTGTATGCCACGATGGGCTACACTACCGCCTTCGAAGCTGCCGCACCTCCCCTCGAGGCGCGCCATGTCCATGAGGAACTCCGGGATATGCCCCTCCTCGATACGGGGTTTTATACGCTGATGGGCAACAACTACCTGGTGATGAAAACTATTAGCGACGTCGATGCCCCGCGCCGGCGGGAACAGACGCGGGACCTGGTGGCCTGGCTGCTGCGCGCGAGCAAGGGCTACGCCGTTAAAGCAGTCAACCCCGGGGGTGTAGAAAACTGGAAATGGGGCCGGGGCGAAGTCGATCTGGATACGCCCGTACCCCCCTTCGGCGTTACGCCGCGTCGGATTTTAGAGGTGCTGGTAGAAGCAGTGGAAGATCTCCGGCTGCCCCACTCCCTGCACCTGCATGCCAACCATCTCGGCCAGGCGGGTAATTTCCGGACCACCCTGGAAACGATGCGTTTTTTGTCCGGCCACCGGGTGCATTTCACGCATTTGCAATTTCACTCCTACGCTGCTACCAAAAAGGGCGGTATCCGGTCGGCAGCGCCCCAGGTAGCGGAATATCTCAACCAGCACCCGGAATTTACCTGCGATGCAGGTCAGATTGTCTTCGGACCGGCTACTACCATGACGGCCGACGCCCCCATGCAGTTTAACCTGCACCGGTTAACAGGTAATAAATGGAGCAACTGCGATATCGAGATGGAAAGCGGATCGGGAGTTGTTCCCCTGAACTACCGCCCTGAGGTCCTGGTCAACGCCGTGCAGTGGGCCATCGGCCTGGAACTGCTTTTGCTGGTGACTAACCCGTGGCAAATTTTCCTTACCACCGACCACCCCAATGCCGGGCCGTTCACAGCCTATCCCCAGATCATCCATCTGCTTATGGATGCTGATTACCGCCGGGAATGGCTGGCGAAACTCAATCCCCGGGTGCAGCGCTACACCTGCCTGGCGGAACTTAACCGCGAGTATACCCTGGAGGAAATCGCCATCATTACCCGCGCCGGCCCTGCCCGGGCCCTGGGCTTGACCCGGAAGGGGCATCTTGGTCCTGGCGCCGACGCCGATATTGCCATTTATCGTCCCCAGAGGGATAAGCAAGCCATGTTCGCCAGGGCAGCATATGTCCTTAAGGGCGGTAAACTTATCATCCGGGAAGGCCAGATCGTGGCCGGTGCCTCCGGCAGGACCCTCATGGTCGCCCCTCCCGCACCCTCGACCTTGCCGATGGAACTACAGCGGGATTTCGCTGAATTCTACACTGTTTCCCTGGCCAATTATGGCGTGGAAGACGAGTATGTAGCCAACCCGGAGGTGGTCCCATGCGCTTAA
- a CDS encoding hydantoinase/oxoprolinase family protein, protein MPVVMGLDIGGVNTKACWLEVNRNQIIRARGESVYFEVWRDPGGLHGVLEMLKERGRGFDLNPAPRAVGLTMTAELCDVFPSKARGVGAILAAARQAFTGIPVYVWTLDGDFVSLVEAEARPMEVAAANWLASAIALSRSPLVTVTPALLVDMGSTTTDILPLAKGKVDVYGRTDAERLTWGELVYTGILRTPVNSIASSVFIHGRPCRVANEYFAIMADVYRLLGCLQENDYVAAVPDGGARTPEGCARRLARVVASEPEVLGWEGIYALAWYIREKQIQQIMEAIWQVLSRKWGTGGICCREPGPLQPRGQGEERGGWHFGGEEPSKPGRPERRETGGGSAPEGRDWPRRLIMAGPGIFLLEEVAERLGWEVYPWWELVPGVQGELTGDRRKERCALTAYAVASLLASRLEL, encoded by the coding sequence TTGCCAGTAGTTATGGGCTTGGACATCGGCGGGGTCAATACCAAGGCCTGCTGGCTGGAAGTAAATCGCAACCAGATTATCCGCGCCCGGGGGGAGTCGGTTTATTTTGAGGTCTGGCGCGACCCCGGGGGTTTACACGGGGTTTTAGAGATGCTGAAGGAGCGAGGCCGGGGATTTGATTTAAACCCTGCTCCCCGGGCGGTGGGTTTAACCATGACTGCCGAGCTCTGCGACGTTTTCCCCTCTAAGGCCCGGGGAGTCGGCGCGATACTGGCAGCAGCGCGGCAAGCTTTTACCGGGATACCGGTTTATGTCTGGACTTTAGATGGAGATTTCGTCAGCCTCGTTGAAGCGGAAGCAAGACCAATGGAGGTGGCTGCTGCCAACTGGCTGGCCAGCGCCATCGCTTTATCTCGCTCCCCCCTGGTTACGGTCACTCCTGCCCTGCTGGTGGATATGGGCAGTACCACGACGGATATACTGCCGCTAGCTAAAGGCAAGGTGGATGTTTACGGGCGAACTGACGCCGAGCGGTTGACCTGGGGAGAACTCGTCTACACCGGCATATTACGGACGCCTGTTAATTCTATAGCAAGCAGCGTATTTATTCATGGCCGCCCCTGCCGCGTGGCCAACGAGTATTTTGCGATTATGGCTGATGTTTATCGTCTTTTGGGATGTCTCCAGGAGAATGATTATGTGGCAGCAGTTCCGGACGGCGGTGCCCGGACCCCTGAAGGTTGCGCCCGGCGCCTGGCCAGGGTGGTGGCCTCTGAGCCCGAGGTCCTGGGGTGGGAAGGTATTTATGCCCTGGCCTGGTATATTAGGGAGAAGCAGATCCAGCAAATAATGGAAGCCATCTGGCAAGTACTCTCCCGTAAATGGGGAACGGGTGGCATCTGCTGCCGGGAACCGGGGCCTTTGCAGCCCCGGGGGCAGGGGGAGGAGCGGGGTGGCTGGCATTTTGGCGGAGAAGAACCTTCTAAGCCGGGGCGGCCGGAAAGGCGAGAAACAGGAGGGGGCTCGGCGCCGGAAGGGCGGGATTGGCCACGGCGCTTGATTATGGCCGGCCCGGGGATTTTTCTCCTGGAAGAGGTTGCGGAGCGCCTGGGATGGGAAGTTTATCCATGGTGGGAGCTAGTACCTGGCGTCCAGGGAGAATTAACAGGTGACCGCCGGAAGGAAAGGTGTGCCCTCACTGCTTATGCGGTGGCCTCACTTTTGGCCTCCCGGTTAGAACTGTAA
- the mch gene encoding methenyltetrahydromethanopterin cyclohydrolase: MPVPKLKASPDLSPNLQALPLVREILARPGQLNVEVHTLEKATVIDCGVQAPGGWEAGRLFAAICLGGLARVELRWINLGDWRWPAVEVTTDHPVRACLASQYAGWSIKKNNYFAMGSGPGRAAARGEDLFLELDYEDCSGPAIVCLESNQLPPPEVVGYIARQCKRNPADVYLLVAPTASPAGSVQIAARAVETGLHKLMELGYNLGLITSGWGVCPVPPVAADDLAALGRTNDAVLYGSMVYYNLRDEDVNLASLVDRVPSRASRDYGRPFGEIFRRYGDFYSIDPFLFSPAEVWLSNLKSGRTFHAGSVRPDILASSFGLAV; the protein is encoded by the coding sequence ATGCCCGTCCCTAAATTAAAAGCCTCGCCGGATCTGAGTCCCAATCTCCAGGCCTTGCCCCTGGTCCGGGAGATACTGGCCCGGCCGGGCCAGCTTAATGTTGAAGTCCATACCCTGGAGAAGGCTACGGTGATTGATTGCGGCGTTCAAGCCCCCGGCGGCTGGGAAGCAGGCCGTCTTTTTGCTGCTATCTGCCTGGGAGGCCTGGCCAGGGTGGAACTGCGCTGGATTAATCTCGGCGACTGGCGGTGGCCTGCTGTGGAAGTTACTACCGATCACCCGGTACGCGCCTGCCTGGCATCCCAATATGCCGGTTGGTCGATTAAAAAAAATAACTATTTTGCCATGGGTTCAGGTCCCGGACGGGCAGCGGCTCGAGGAGAGGATCTATTCTTAGAGCTGGATTATGAAGATTGCTCCGGTCCGGCCATTGTCTGCCTGGAAAGCAACCAGCTCCCTCCTCCAGAGGTGGTGGGTTATATTGCCCGCCAGTGTAAACGCAATCCAGCCGATGTTTACCTCCTGGTAGCTCCTACAGCCTCTCCCGCGGGCTCGGTGCAGATCGCCGCCAGGGCGGTAGAAACAGGCCTCCATAAGCTGATGGAACTGGGTTATAATCTGGGGCTAATAACCAGCGGTTGGGGTGTCTGCCCTGTTCCGCCGGTGGCCGCCGATGACCTGGCAGCCTTGGGCCGGACCAACGACGCAGTACTTTACGGTTCTATGGTCTACTACAACCTGCGGGATGAAGACGTTAACCTGGCCTCCCTGGTGGACAGGGTTCCTTCCCGGGCCTCCCGCGATTACGGCCGGCCTTTTGGAGAAATATTCCGGCGTTACGGCGACTTTTATAGTATCGATCCCTTTTTGTTCAGCCCGGCTGAGGTGTGGTTGAGCAACTTAAAGAGCGGACGCACTTTTCACGCCGGTTCCGTGCGCCCGGATATCCTGGCCTCCTCCTTTGGACTGGCGGTGTGA
- a CDS encoding ATP-grasp domain-containing protein: MRLLVYEFYSAGGTMVRNRGGSLFSKGFSMLNAVLDDFSRLPDLEIFTVLDSRLQSLFDRAPYASRVHLAVTAANSNERVEPEPGFTLNRKQGAGAFAAALRQCEGAVIIAPEMGGLLAQLTARVEGEGKPVLGSAATAVTIAADKAWSLKLFQEAGLLTPKSKVFSRVADGGVNPFPVNRFPGPVVVKPVDGAGSLGITLVRDQGQWEIALKRVAATTDHPSFLVQEYVAGEPVSVSCLVVPPQNKEGPGHGRQPGKGVVLPLTINRQLIASDNLNFLGVTVPYPHQQAQIALDTARKACEVIPGLAGFVGVDLVLSSRGPVIMEVNPRVTVAYIALREVVNVNLAQYIMATCLDRRLPPLPQITGQFTYQVSEGKNMF, from the coding sequence TTGCGCCTATTGGTTTATGAGTTCTATTCAGCCGGGGGAACAATGGTCAGGAACAGGGGTGGGAGCCTTTTCAGCAAGGGTTTCTCGATGTTAAACGCCGTCCTTGATGATTTTTCTCGCCTTCCTGACTTGGAGATTTTCACCGTTCTGGATAGTCGCTTGCAATCGTTGTTTGATCGCGCCCCTTATGCAAGCCGGGTGCATTTAGCGGTGACCGCTGCGAATTCTAACGAACGGGTAGAGCCGGAACCCGGATTTACCCTTAATAGAAAACAAGGGGCGGGAGCTTTTGCCGCAGCCCTGCGGCAATGTGAAGGGGCGGTAATTATTGCCCCGGAGATGGGGGGGCTTCTGGCACAGCTTACGGCCAGGGTCGAGGGCGAGGGGAAACCCGTGCTCGGCTCTGCGGCAACGGCGGTGACTATAGCCGCTGATAAAGCCTGGTCACTAAAATTATTTCAGGAAGCAGGACTTTTAACCCCGAAAAGTAAAGTTTTTTCCCGGGTTGCAGATGGAGGGGTGAATCCCTTTCCGGTTAACCGGTTCCCCGGGCCGGTAGTGGTAAAACCGGTGGACGGCGCCGGGAGCCTGGGGATAACCCTGGTAAGGGACCAGGGCCAATGGGAAATCGCTTTAAAGAGGGTGGCCGCAACCACCGACCATCCTTCGTTTCTGGTTCAGGAGTACGTAGCCGGGGAGCCGGTAAGCGTGAGCTGCCTCGTGGTACCGCCGCAAAATAAAGAAGGGCCCGGCCACGGCCGGCAACCCGGAAAAGGCGTGGTTTTACCCCTGACCATTAATCGCCAGTTGATTGCCAGCGACAACCTTAACTTTTTGGGAGTCACAGTACCTTATCCGCATCAACAGGCCCAGATAGCGCTGGACACAGCGCGGAAAGCCTGTGAAGTTATCCCGGGGCTAGCCGGCTTTGTAGGCGTAGACCTGGTGCTTAGTTCAAGGGGGCCGGTAATTATGGAGGTAAATCCCCGGGTTACCGTAGCCTATATAGCTCTGCGGGAGGTAGTCAATGTTAATCTGGCCCAGTATATTATGGCAACCTGCCTCGACCGCCGCCTACCTCCATTACCGCAGATTACGGGGCAATTTACTTACCAGGTTAGCGAGGGGAAAAACATGTTCTAG
- a CDS encoding triphosphoribosyl-dephospho-CoA synthase, with amino-acid sequence MPEPDFRWDIAWSGQAACILEAAAPKVGNVNRFHDFTDCSLEDFFMSALALGQPLGRVHRQGVGRTVLRAITATRRAVASNTNLGMVLLMVPLAKAWGQMTGGDAHRHFTKMGSSKRELMAEVKRVLNNLTVEDAREVYQAIRLAAPAGMGRVENHDIYQGEEPNITLLEAMRLAADWDLIAREYATGFRLTLEIGGPALIQGLQQGLGFPEAIAQTHLYLLSSYADTLIARKAGKKASTEVQERARLVWEAGGWLTTAGRAAIAQFDSWLRRQGKQLNPGTTADITAAALFWLLLEGGPEFWQQMRSSADARRQVDILG; translated from the coding sequence ATGCCTGAACCGGATTTTCGCTGGGATATAGCCTGGTCAGGCCAGGCGGCCTGTATCCTCGAGGCGGCTGCACCCAAGGTAGGCAACGTCAATCGTTTTCATGATTTTACGGATTGTTCCCTGGAAGATTTCTTCATGAGCGCCCTGGCCCTGGGGCAACCCCTGGGACGAGTTCACCGGCAAGGTGTAGGTCGGACTGTGCTCCGGGCCATTACCGCCACCCGCCGGGCGGTGGCCTCTAACACGAACCTGGGGATGGTCTTACTGATGGTACCCCTAGCGAAAGCCTGGGGCCAGATGACGGGAGGCGATGCTCATCGCCATTTTACAAAAATGGGTAGCAGTAAAAGGGAACTAATGGCTGAGGTAAAGAGGGTTCTCAATAACCTGACTGTAGAGGATGCCCGGGAGGTATACCAGGCTATCCGCTTAGCAGCACCCGCGGGGATGGGGCGGGTGGAAAACCACGATATCTACCAGGGGGAAGAGCCCAATATTACTTTGCTGGAAGCCATGCGCCTGGCAGCAGATTGGGACCTGATCGCCAGGGAATACGCTACCGGCTTCCGGCTGACTTTAGAAATCGGTGGGCCGGCGTTGATCCAGGGCTTGCAGCAGGGCCTGGGGTTTCCAGAGGCTATAGCCCAAACGCATCTTTACCTGCTGAGCTCCTACGCGGATACCTTGATTGCGCGAAAGGCGGGGAAAAAGGCCAGCACAGAGGTGCAAGAGAGGGCCCGGCTGGTATGGGAGGCGGGAGGATGGCTCACAACGGCCGGCCGTGCAGCTATTGCTCAATTCGATAGCTGGTTGCGGCGGCAGGGGAAACAACTAAATCCCGGCACCACCGCCGATATAACGGCGGCCGCTCTTTTTTGGCTGTTGCTGGAAGGTGGACCGGAGTTTTGGCAACAAATGCGATCGTCAGCAGATGCGAGGAGGCAGGTGGATATCCTTGGATAA
- the fhcD gene encoding formylmethanofuran--tetrahydromethanopterin N-formyltransferase: MRLNGVEIEDTFAEAFTMYGTRVTITAINEKWAREAAVAATGFATSVIGCGVEAGIEGPSPATPDGRPGIDCLFFTTSKDAMEKQLINRIGQAVMTTPTTACYDGRIAAAGDGEGSPAKLSIGKKLRFFGDGYQASKVIDGKRFWRIPVMEGEFLVQEDFTVVKAVGGGNFLILAGTAGAALEAAEAAAAAIRSLRGVILPFPGGIVRSGSQVGSRYKFLNASTNVSFCPTLRGLVPSTLLPPEVNAVLEVVIDGVTPAAVAAAMEAGIRVACREGVCRITAGNYGGRLGKHHFHLHQILKQGGTL; encoded by the coding sequence ATGCGCTTAAATGGGGTAGAAATCGAGGATACCTTTGCCGAGGCCTTCACCATGTACGGTACACGGGTCACCATTACGGCTATCAATGAGAAATGGGCCCGTGAGGCTGCTGTGGCGGCTACCGGTTTTGCCACCTCCGTCATCGGGTGCGGGGTCGAAGCCGGCATTGAGGGTCCCTCACCTGCGACCCCCGATGGCCGGCCGGGGATTGATTGCCTCTTTTTCACTACTTCCAAAGACGCTATGGAAAAGCAACTTATTAACCGTATCGGCCAGGCGGTGATGACAACCCCCACAACAGCGTGCTATGACGGCCGGATTGCAGCGGCGGGAGACGGGGAAGGATCTCCGGCCAAGTTAAGTATCGGCAAAAAACTGCGCTTTTTCGGCGACGGTTACCAGGCCAGTAAAGTTATCGACGGCAAACGCTTCTGGCGAATTCCGGTTATGGAAGGCGAATTCCTTGTTCAGGAGGATTTTACAGTCGTTAAGGCTGTCGGCGGGGGGAATTTTCTTATCCTGGCCGGGACGGCCGGGGCGGCCCTGGAAGCAGCCGAAGCTGCTGCCGCCGCCATTAGGTCTTTGCGGGGCGTCATCCTGCCTTTTCCGGGGGGGATAGTACGCAGCGGCAGCCAGGTAGGCTCCCGGTATAAATTTCTCAATGCTTCCACCAATGTATCTTTCTGTCCTACCCTCAGGGGCCTGGTCCCCAGCACCCTTCTGCCCCCCGAAGTCAATGCCGTCCTGGAGGTGGTGATCGATGGGGTAACCCCGGCAGCAGTTGCGGCAGCCATGGAGGCCGGCATTCGTGTCGCCTGCAGGGAAGGGGTTTGCCGGATCACGGCTGGGAACTATGGCGGCCGCCTGGGTAAGCATCATTTTCACCTGCACCAGATCTTAAAGCAAGGGGGAACATTATGA